One stretch of Acidobacteriota bacterium DNA includes these proteins:
- a CDS encoding DEAD/DEAH box helicase has translation MPFHELGLEPAITTAIRNEGYLQPTPIQQQAIPEILAGRDVVGIAQTGTGKTAAFVLPILNTLSRGQSNKRPRALVLAPTRELAVQVEESVRTYGKGLSLRLTAIYGGVSEKGQIQAVRQGVDIIVATPGRLEDLLRRNLVDIGGIELLVLDEADRMLDIGFLPAIRRIVQKLPSRRQSLLFSATFSPEIEKIAQEMLRNPVNIEIGARSRTSDLVEQFRYGVVRESKIDVLLHILQDESLSKVLVFSRTKHGADKIHRKLSAAGISCERIHSNRTQAQRTSVLDKFKQERVRVLIGTDVAARGIDVDGISHVINFDFPPQPDDYVHRIGRTGRAEVSGIAISFVTFEDESVVRRVEKVTGVEIKQLHIEGLTIPPVKERSRKSASFSNRRPTGRSRGFRSGRSRSRP, from the coding sequence ATGCCATTTCATGAGCTCGGCCTCGAGCCGGCAATCACTACAGCCATACGTAACGAGGGGTATCTTCAACCGACCCCGATTCAGCAGCAGGCCATCCCCGAAATCCTCGCCGGGAGGGATGTCGTCGGCATCGCGCAGACGGGAACCGGGAAAACCGCGGCTTTCGTTCTCCCGATCCTGAACACACTCAGCCGCGGTCAGTCGAACAAACGGCCCCGTGCGCTGGTGCTCGCTCCGACCAGAGAGCTTGCCGTGCAGGTCGAGGAGAGCGTTCGCACGTACGGAAAAGGACTGTCGCTGCGGCTCACCGCCATCTATGGTGGCGTGAGCGAGAAGGGACAGATCCAGGCCGTCCGACAGGGTGTCGACATCATCGTCGCGACCCCGGGGCGACTCGAGGATCTGCTTCGCCGGAACCTCGTCGACATCGGCGGGATCGAGCTTCTCGTGCTCGATGAAGCGGATCGAATGCTCGACATCGGCTTTCTTCCGGCCATCCGCCGGATCGTTCAGAAACTTCCGTCGCGACGCCAGTCGCTGCTCTTCTCGGCAACTTTTTCGCCGGAAATCGAGAAGATCGCGCAGGAAATGCTCCGCAATCCCGTGAATATCGAGATCGGAGCGCGCTCACGCACCTCGGATCTCGTCGAGCAGTTTCGATACGGAGTCGTGCGAGAGAGCAAGATCGACGTTCTCCTCCACATTCTCCAGGACGAGAGTCTGTCCAAGGTTCTCGTCTTTTCCCGCACCAAGCACGGCGCGGACAAGATTCATCGCAAGCTCAGCGCTGCAGGCATCTCTTGCGAGCGGATTCATTCGAACCGCACGCAGGCGCAGAGAACCTCCGTTCTCGACAAATTCAAACAGGAACGCGTCAGAGTTCTCATCGGAACCGACGTCGCCGCTCGCGGAATCGATGTCGACGGCATCTCTCACGTGATCAACTTCGACTTTCCGCCCCAGCCGGATGACTACGTTCATCGAATCGGCCGGACCGGACGGGCCGAGGTCTCGGGGATCGCGATCAGTTTCGTCACGTTCGAGGACGAATCGGTCGTCCGAAGGGTCGAGAAGGTCACGGGTGTCGAGATCAAGCAACTCCACATCGAGGGACTGACAATTCCTCCGGTGAAGGAACGAAGCCGCAAATCGGCGTCGTTCTCCAACCGCCGTCCGACGGGCCGTTCCCGCGGATTCCGATCGGGCCGCAGCAGAAGCCGGCCCTGA
- a CDS encoding M23 family metallopeptidase, which produces MRTKYLATAMAALVGAAALSVSGEPRPPERTENHSARVSVKGLRGVLSGVTRSSRTPQRQRPYGTIVMPVAGVTNHELRDSFGDPRSGGRSHQGIDIFAPRWTPAVAVVDGRVASIQTGARSGKALRVSGRDGRSYFYAHLEDWADGLREGLAVRAGDLLGYVGNSGNAIHTPTHLHFEVRERSRVMNPYPVLAQSRTIYDEDVRMASAKEPRSRSPRRSIWSLIFGR; this is translated from the coding sequence ATGAGAACAAAGTACCTTGCGACGGCAATGGCGGCGTTGGTCGGGGCTGCTGCACTGTCCGTTTCTGGTGAACCGCGACCCCCCGAGAGGACAGAAAACCACTCTGCCCGTGTCTCGGTCAAGGGCCTTCGCGGCGTTTTGTCGGGTGTGACGAGGAGCTCCCGCACGCCTCAGCGGCAGCGGCCCTACGGGACGATCGTAATGCCCGTCGCGGGTGTGACCAATCACGAGCTGCGCGACAGCTTCGGTGATCCGCGCTCCGGCGGACGAAGCCACCAGGGGATCGACATTTTCGCTCCGCGATGGACGCCGGCAGTTGCCGTCGTCGACGGTCGGGTCGCATCGATCCAGACGGGTGCACGCTCCGGAAAGGCACTCCGGGTCAGTGGCAGAGACGGCCGCTCGTATTTCTATGCCCACCTGGAAGACTGGGCTGATGGATTGCGCGAGGGACTCGCGGTGCGCGCCGGCGATCTTCTTGGCTATGTCGGAAACAGCGGGAACGCGATCCATACGCCTACACACCTCCACTTCGAAGTGCGTGAGCGGAGCAGAGTCATGAATCCGTATCCGGTTCTGGCTCAATCTCGAACGATCTACGATGAGGATGTCCGCATGGCGAGTGCGAAGGAGCCGCGATCTCGATCACCGCGTCGCTCGATCTGGAGTCTGATCTTCGGTCGCTGA
- a CDS encoding DEAD/DEAH box helicase: protein MVGIRDNPPNRESQGFASVLEFLGSAVESNVGELSPHQRIGAGWLVDRIRRYGGAVLADDVGTGKTRTALAASNLLRRDRLAFGVICSPSLVPHWRQEASKQNLAVEIVSTGLLGRRDLPPLDGWIIDEAHAFRNPSTRGWKTLHTLARNHSLILVTATPLWNGLDDLEALIRIFASDSALRCEGVASIARAFADRDRRAISIVFEALVLRRDRSWFDPVASSSLVWRSIGRPGAAEVTALARELQTLTFPLSLSDSAHLQRAFLLARLESGYGALRSSLIRQRRFCSRALSMARRGRRLGRRSDLSDLAIDSDLWQLPLFPSLLGIPLKDPDDLEELEREIDTIDRIARIIPPDDPKLDALTELFVDGPTIIFSSWSESALEIYRRLIEAGVRAVVVTAGRTERSGVACSHFEAIELFRTGGADTLVATDLAGEGLNLQRARRIVHWDVPWSPVRLDQRNVRAWRMGQIHDVEVVLFRPVVSFRQHALFHKEAQKQSWLDACSIPGPEAAPRQPVVPSERGVLLLMEHRSTPRAILFDAHFRILPTCGLGTKLLNRGVHPGTLESVRIVLEGRHRLPASERATRDCSLLDGQILDAFVVNDPAEAGGSATEDQTPDRATR from the coding sequence ATGGTCGGCATCCGGGACAATCCGCCCAACCGTGAATCGCAGGGATTCGCCTCGGTTCTCGAGTTTCTCGGCTCGGCTGTGGAGTCGAACGTCGGCGAGCTCTCGCCACACCAGCGGATTGGGGCGGGATGGCTCGTCGACCGCATCAGGCGATACGGTGGCGCGGTTCTCGCGGATGACGTCGGAACCGGAAAGACCCGAACGGCGCTGGCTGCCTCAAATCTGCTACGCCGTGATCGTCTTGCATTCGGCGTCATCTGTTCCCCTTCGCTCGTTCCGCACTGGCGACAGGAAGCTTCGAAGCAGAATCTCGCAGTCGAGATCGTTTCCACCGGCCTGCTCGGGCGCCGCGATCTTCCTCCCCTCGACGGATGGATCATCGATGAAGCTCACGCTTTCAGGAATCCGTCGACACGAGGCTGGAAGACACTCCACACTCTCGCTCGCAATCACTCGCTGATTCTCGTCACGGCCACGCCGCTCTGGAACGGGCTCGACGATCTCGAGGCTCTGATTCGAATCTTTGCGAGCGACTCCGCGCTTCGCTGCGAAGGCGTGGCATCGATCGCCCGAGCCTTCGCAGATCGCGATCGCCGGGCGATCTCCATCGTCTTCGAGGCACTCGTTCTCCGACGCGATCGGTCATGGTTCGATCCCGTCGCGTCGAGCAGTCTCGTCTGGAGATCCATCGGCAGACCCGGGGCGGCCGAGGTGACCGCGCTGGCCCGCGAGCTCCAGACACTGACGTTCCCGCTGAGCCTGAGCGATTCGGCCCATCTTCAGCGCGCATTCCTTCTCGCAAGGCTGGAGTCGGGTTACGGCGCACTTCGTTCGTCCCTGATCCGACAAAGACGCTTCTGCTCCCGGGCTCTTTCAATGGCCCGGCGCGGCCGTCGCCTCGGCAGACGATCGGATTTGAGTGATCTCGCGATCGACTCGGACTTGTGGCAACTGCCGCTCTTTCCGTCTCTCCTCGGAATTCCTCTCAAAGATCCTGATGATCTGGAAGAGCTCGAGCGGGAAATAGACACGATCGATCGCATCGCCCGGATCATCCCGCCCGATGACCCGAAGCTCGACGCGCTGACGGAACTGTTCGTCGATGGACCGACCATCATTTTCTCGAGCTGGTCAGAGTCCGCGCTCGAGATCTACCGGAGACTGATCGAAGCAGGAGTGCGAGCCGTCGTCGTCACGGCGGGACGGACCGAGCGATCCGGCGTTGCCTGTTCCCACTTCGAGGCGATCGAGCTCTTCCGCACCGGCGGGGCCGACACGCTCGTCGCGACCGATCTCGCAGGCGAAGGACTCAATCTTCAGCGCGCCCGCCGGATCGTTCACTGGGATGTGCCCTGGTCGCCCGTCAGACTCGATCAACGAAACGTACGCGCCTGGCGGATGGGCCAGATCCACGACGTCGAGGTCGTCCTGTTCCGGCCGGTCGTCTCCTTCCGGCAGCACGCGCTCTTCCACAAGGAGGCGCAGAAGCAGAGCTGGCTCGATGCCTGTTCGATTCCAGGACCGGAGGCGGCGCCACGTCAGCCGGTCGTACCATCCGAACGCGGAGTCCTGCTCCTGATGGAGCACCGTTCCACACCGCGAGCAATCCTGTTCGATGCTCACTTCCGGATCCTCCCGACCTGCGGCCTCGGGACCAAACTCCTGAACCGAGGAGTCCATCCCGGAACGCTCGAATCCGTGAGAATCGTGCTCGAAGGCCGGCACCGATTGCCCGCTTCGGAGCGCGCTACTCGCGACTGTTCGCTTCTCGACGGTCAGATCCTCGATGCATTCGTCGTGAATGATCCGGCTGAAGCGGGCGGCTCAGCGACCGAAGATCAGACTCCAGATCGAGCGACGCGGTGA
- a CDS encoding carboxypeptidase regulatory-like domain-containing protein, translating into MSRLRVLRSVLLVALFTVPCSLLFAQQTGTIIGQVRASDGGGLPGVTVEASSNVLPQTRVVTTSLNGDYRIPALPVGQYTVRFSLAGMATQERNVNVRLGQESVVDAILGLATLAEEIVVTADAPFTDPTTTAIRSSVSQEMLDQLPLGQEYRDLLKLAPAIQYTETSVRGPSAGGSGQDNVYEFDGVNVTLPLFGTLAAEPSAHDIEQLEVVKGGAKAVDFNRAGGFTIDSVSKSGTNEWSGDLKYEIQTDSMIADRDGVTGSTFDQNRDWLSLGVGGPVVEDMLFVYGSYYRPTVDRENRANAYGEVPDFDSTRDEYFGKMTFTPMSNLLLNISYRDSDREARNASIGSFSTPSTSTGESNSQTIGIFEGSWIVTDRSFVTAKYNDYELLTSERPDLILDVIPGGNLNLDILDQLGLFLVPSLGDDEAFNAFAAPFVERYGFLRDGVRTGGGAVGAASTFNDQDFYRTSYQLGYDITLGDMLTHDIHIGYQWYRDEEDLSRFSNGFGVITVLGGQEEFNGQPAFFKTRYQRSNFSDDPGQVIHSEFESSNIEINDTIRMDNWSFNVGVMLSNDTLYGQGLREDPSTISGFVSAPGNKYEMYEIDFEDQIQPRLGATWAYNGSDTVYASYSRYNPAASSLPRAASWDRNTLGLVTDAYYDMNGVLIGSEQLRGSSGKLFVEDMDPRYTDEYLVGTGRQVTPGLAGRAYVRYRYSANFWEDTNNNARVRFEPPPGIPRELYIPDLNEKRDQIGSGSSYVIAELDGAFTKYWEATLEADWRATDNSMLRGTYTWSHYYGNFDQDGTSAFRGGDFATFIGSSFLADGAGRQIWDNKYGNLRGDRRHLLKLYGSYDLPWAATFGAFGLYQSGHAWEAWNYEPYSHLTGSTSSTNRYAEPAGSRTTDAHYQVDLNYTQNIPLGGTSLQLIAEILNLFDNQTGYSPNPVERSSLFGVPSLQYAPRRFELAARLRF; encoded by the coding sequence ATGTCGAGGTTACGTGTTCTGCGTTCAGTTCTGTTAGTCGCACTCTTCACCGTTCCGTGCTCCCTGCTCTTCGCGCAACAGACCGGGACGATCATCGGGCAGGTGAGAGCCTCCGACGGCGGAGGATTACCGGGGGTGACCGTCGAGGCCAGCTCGAATGTTCTGCCTCAGACGCGTGTGGTCACGACCAGCCTCAACGGCGACTACCGCATTCCGGCCTTGCCGGTAGGGCAGTACACGGTCCGCTTCAGCCTGGCCGGGATGGCCACTCAGGAACGCAATGTCAACGTTCGTCTCGGTCAGGAGTCGGTCGTCGACGCGATCCTCGGTCTCGCGACGCTGGCCGAGGAGATCGTGGTGACCGCCGACGCTCCGTTCACCGATCCGACCACCACCGCGATCCGAAGCTCCGTCTCCCAGGAGATGCTCGACCAGCTTCCCCTCGGTCAGGAGTATCGGGACCTGCTCAAGCTGGCTCCGGCCATTCAGTACACCGAAACCTCGGTTCGCGGACCGTCCGCGGGCGGGAGTGGACAGGACAACGTCTACGAGTTCGACGGCGTCAACGTCACCCTTCCTCTTTTCGGAACGCTCGCCGCCGAGCCATCGGCACATGACATCGAGCAGCTCGAAGTCGTCAAGGGTGGCGCCAAGGCAGTCGATTTCAATCGAGCCGGGGGATTCACGATCGATTCGGTCAGCAAGTCCGGCACGAACGAATGGTCGGGCGATCTGAAATATGAGATCCAGACGGACAGCATGATCGCGGACCGTGACGGCGTCACGGGGTCGACGTTCGATCAGAATCGCGACTGGCTTTCGCTCGGAGTGGGCGGACCCGTCGTCGAGGACATGCTCTTCGTCTACGGCTCCTACTACCGGCCGACGGTCGACCGCGAGAACCGGGCGAACGCTTACGGCGAGGTTCCGGACTTCGACAGCACCCGCGACGAGTACTTCGGCAAAATGACGTTCACACCGATGAGCAATCTTCTGCTGAACATCAGCTACCGTGATTCCGATCGCGAGGCCAGAAACGCCAGCATCGGCTCCTTCTCCACGCCGTCGACATCGACTGGTGAGTCGAATTCGCAGACCATCGGGATCTTCGAAGGATCATGGATCGTCACCGACCGGAGCTTCGTCACCGCGAAATACAATGATTACGAGCTTCTGACGTCAGAGCGTCCCGACCTGATTCTCGACGTGATCCCCGGCGGAAACCTCAACCTGGACATCCTCGATCAGCTCGGTTTATTCCTAGTTCCGTCTCTGGGCGATGACGAGGCGTTCAACGCGTTTGCTGCACCGTTCGTCGAGCGCTACGGTTTCCTTCGTGACGGGGTGCGGACCGGCGGCGGAGCGGTCGGAGCGGCGTCCACGTTCAACGATCAGGACTTCTACCGGACCAGCTATCAGCTCGGTTACGACATCACCCTCGGCGACATGCTGACTCACGACATTCACATCGGTTATCAGTGGTACCGTGACGAGGAAGATCTCTCCCGTTTCTCCAACGGTTTCGGCGTCATCACCGTGCTTGGCGGGCAGGAAGAGTTCAATGGCCAGCCGGCATTCTTCAAGACGAGATATCAGCGATCCAACTTCTCCGATGATCCGGGGCAGGTCATTCACTCCGAATTCGAGTCGAGCAACATCGAGATCAACGACACGATCCGGATGGACAACTGGTCGTTCAACGTCGGTGTCATGCTCTCCAACGACACCCTCTACGGCCAGGGACTTCGCGAAGATCCCTCGACGATCTCGGGGTTCGTTTCGGCCCCCGGCAACAAGTACGAGATGTACGAGATCGACTTCGAGGACCAGATCCAGCCCCGCCTCGGAGCCACCTGGGCCTACAACGGCTCGGATACGGTTTATGCCAGCTACTCCCGCTACAACCCTGCGGCCAGCTCGCTGCCACGCGCCGCATCCTGGGATCGCAACACCCTCGGTCTCGTGACCGACGCCTACTACGACATGAACGGAGTTCTGATCGGAAGCGAGCAGCTCCGCGGCAGCTCCGGCAAACTCTTCGTCGAGGACATGGATCCACGCTATACCGACGAGTACCTGGTGGGCACGGGACGGCAGGTCACTCCGGGTCTCGCGGGACGAGCCTACGTTCGCTACCGCTATTCGGCCAACTTCTGGGAAGACACAAACAACAACGCGCGGGTCAGGTTCGAGCCTCCGCCCGGAATCCCTCGCGAGCTCTATATTCCCGATCTCAATGAAAAGCGCGACCAGATCGGCAGCGGCTCCTCGTACGTCATCGCCGAGCTCGACGGCGCCTTCACCAAGTACTGGGAAGCGACACTCGAGGCCGATTGGCGCGCGACCGACAACTCTATGCTTCGCGGCACCTATACCTGGAGCCATTACTACGGCAATTTCGACCAGGACGGCACCTCGGCCTTCAGGGGAGGGGACTTCGCGACGTTCATCGGATCATCGTTCCTCGCGGACGGCGCCGGGCGCCAGATCTGGGACAATAAGTACGGAAATCTGCGCGGTGATCGCCGTCATCTCCTCAAGCTCTATGGCTCATACGACCTGCCATGGGCCGCCACCTTCGGCGCCTTCGGCCTTTATCAGTCCGGCCATGCGTGGGAGGCGTGGAACTACGAGCCCTACTCCCATCTGACGGGTTCCACGAGCAGCACCAACCGGTACGCCGAGCCTGCCGGATCACGCACCACGGACGCCCACTACCAGGTCGATCTCAATTACACGCAGAACATCCCGCTCGGAGGGACGAGCCTCCAGCTGATCGCCGAGATTCTCAACCTCTTCGACAACCAGACCGGTTACTCACCGAACCCCGTCGAGCGAAGCTCGCTGTTCGGCGTTCCGTCACTTCAGTACGCACCACGGAGATTCGAGCTGGCGGCGCGCCTCCGCTTCTGA
- a CDS encoding N-6 DNA methylase gives MISRSSLTRLGHSPTALFEMLELPVTPVEIDVDDWRRCGFDPSIRPPVRLIHAGSLGRVDLIALEGPGASLQAKALIESYFRWSRDLTPLVSVADGSHLSAWSISNSSVRRLDIDTRSPGSDLIARLNALRAHQRSGDRLAGQLRSAFAREDVSMVFLRSFRGGVANIEEITSSRLGVSRTEAARFALRLASRLLFLQFIQAEGWLDHDTSFLRNRIGAAIAKGRNAYRAVLIPLFFGALDRPAARRSARAAGLGSIPFLNGGLFRRTLLERRNTALTLPNEILSSLLEKVFDPFTYTIREDDSEGLSIDPEMLGHVFESLMSSNERAESGSFYTPRPVVDRLTRSALVQWLANGDTEQRQRIEANETEAFESRQMYRRLQRARVVDPACGSGAFLLSVMQTIERLSRELAGAAGFSPPRRLRRRIVARSLHGVDLKPEAVELCELRLWLAVAGSERNVPTHRIQPLPNLDRNIRQGNSLLSPLDLIGASRHRASSRWVKEVRRRRHLLDRYRAGGSGSRLISEKLHQFDRNITVAILRDLIAEDRELLRLLRAQSTLVGQPNETAHIAEAERRIRERTRQLRSTERGSVDAFSWEVHFGEAMQNGFDLVVGNPPWVRSSRVPPATRARLAEVYDGARGGTGGVRQFDLASLFVEAAIDRLAPDGVAAMLVPSKILKSNYGLPIRQRIEKNHSLLAVHDWSRDSSIFDADVFPVGLTVGKRASVAGPVRILRDSSTLEVSRERMSHRGRWLLLPPELLELIDSLGKRHRTLEEVLRRKPFMGIRTGGNAEHFLRVSRIGDRFLELEDGGQIPLDQAALCARGRDVRRWNCEPATFLRMTLDSRPRFVSPAHLGMKVVWKDVATRLECVALAPRRRIHGCSIPLVPNQTLYGLQTFSREESHYLSAMLNSAVCTFLAIALADQAKDGHYRFYGATVGQIPFPRLDPSSPLRKRLARLGAAAHAGGNHGKRIDEIAATAYGIRLVELSLIGEALEDGRHPGQSAQP, from the coding sequence TTGATCAGCCGGTCTTCCCTCACCAGGCTCGGTCATTCGCCCACCGCGCTCTTCGAGATGCTCGAACTTCCGGTGACCCCGGTCGAGATCGATGTCGATGACTGGCGGCGCTGCGGATTCGACCCATCGATTCGACCTCCAGTGCGCCTGATTCACGCCGGAAGCCTCGGAAGGGTCGACCTGATCGCTCTCGAGGGTCCCGGCGCTTCTCTTCAGGCAAAAGCCCTGATCGAATCCTATTTCCGCTGGAGTCGCGATCTTACCCCCCTCGTTTCGGTTGCCGACGGTTCGCACCTTTCCGCGTGGAGCATTTCGAACAGCTCGGTTCGCCGGCTCGACATCGACACCCGCTCTCCGGGCTCCGATCTGATCGCCCGGCTCAATGCGCTTCGGGCACACCAGAGGTCGGGCGACCGGCTCGCCGGCCAGCTCCGCTCCGCCTTCGCCCGGGAAGACGTGTCGATGGTTTTTCTCCGAAGCTTTCGCGGCGGCGTGGCGAACATCGAGGAGATCACCTCGAGTCGCCTCGGCGTCTCCCGAACGGAAGCCGCCCGATTCGCGCTTCGACTCGCTTCACGGCTTCTGTTTCTGCAATTCATTCAGGCCGAAGGATGGCTCGATCACGACACGTCGTTTCTTCGAAACCGGATCGGGGCGGCGATAGCAAAAGGAAGGAATGCCTACCGCGCCGTTCTGATCCCTCTTTTCTTCGGCGCTCTCGATCGCCCGGCTGCCAGACGCTCGGCACGTGCGGCCGGTCTCGGATCGATCCCATTTCTCAACGGCGGGCTCTTCCGCAGGACTCTACTCGAGCGACGCAACACCGCGCTGACCCTTCCGAACGAGATCCTCTCGTCTTTGTTGGAGAAAGTGTTCGACCCGTTCACCTACACCATCCGCGAGGATGATTCCGAGGGGCTTTCGATCGACCCCGAAATGCTCGGGCATGTTTTCGAATCGCTCATGTCGTCGAACGAACGTGCGGAAAGCGGCAGCTTCTACACCCCCCGACCCGTGGTCGATCGCCTCACCAGGAGCGCGCTCGTTCAATGGCTTGCGAACGGCGACACCGAACAACGCCAGCGGATCGAAGCAAATGAAACCGAAGCGTTCGAGAGCCGCCAGATGTATCGGAGACTTCAGAGAGCTCGAGTCGTCGATCCCGCCTGCGGCTCGGGCGCATTCCTCCTATCCGTAATGCAGACAATCGAGCGATTGAGCCGCGAGCTCGCCGGCGCGGCCGGTTTCTCTCCGCCGCGCAGGCTCAGGAGGAGGATCGTCGCACGCTCACTCCATGGGGTCGATCTCAAGCCCGAGGCCGTCGAGCTCTGCGAGCTGAGGCTCTGGCTGGCCGTCGCGGGCTCCGAGCGGAACGTGCCGACTCACCGAATCCAGCCGCTCCCCAATCTCGACAGGAACATCCGCCAGGGAAACTCGCTCCTTTCTCCGCTCGACTTGATCGGCGCCAGCCGGCACCGAGCATCGTCCCGCTGGGTAAAGGAAGTCCGTCGAAGGCGCCATCTGCTCGATCGCTACCGCGCCGGCGGCAGTGGATCTCGTCTTATTTCAGAGAAACTCCACCAGTTCGACAGAAATATCACGGTGGCGATCCTTCGAGATCTCATCGCTGAAGATCGTGAGCTCCTTCGCCTGTTGCGAGCTCAATCGACACTCGTGGGCCAACCCAATGAAACGGCACATATTGCCGAAGCCGAACGGCGAATACGCGAACGGACCCGACAGCTGCGAAGCACGGAGCGAGGGAGCGTCGATGCCTTTTCGTGGGAAGTGCACTTTGGCGAAGCGATGCAGAACGGTTTCGATCTCGTCGTCGGTAACCCGCCGTGGGTCCGCTCTTCCCGCGTTCCCCCCGCTACCAGAGCACGACTGGCCGAAGTCTACGACGGCGCAAGAGGCGGAACAGGCGGGGTGAGACAGTTCGATCTGGCATCGTTGTTCGTCGAAGCTGCAATCGACCGCCTCGCGCCGGACGGCGTTGCCGCGATGCTCGTTCCATCGAAGATTCTGAAGTCGAACTACGGCCTGCCGATCCGGCAGCGAATCGAAAAGAACCATTCCCTGCTCGCCGTTCATGACTGGTCTCGCGACTCGTCGATCTTCGACGCCGATGTGTTCCCGGTCGGGCTCACGGTCGGGAAGCGCGCCTCCGTTGCGGGACCGGTCCGCATCCTTCGCGACTCGTCCACACTCGAGGTTTCACGCGAACGGATGAGTCATCGCGGCCGATGGCTTCTTCTTCCGCCGGAGCTCCTCGAGCTGATCGACTCGCTCGGAAAGCGGCATCGAACCCTCGAGGAAGTGCTACGGCGGAAGCCGTTCATGGGAATCAGGACTGGAGGAAATGCCGAGCACTTTCTGCGGGTGAGCCGGATCGGAGATCGGTTTCTCGAGCTCGAAGACGGTGGCCAGATTCCGCTGGACCAGGCCGCGCTCTGTGCTCGCGGAAGAGACGTCCGTCGATGGAATTGCGAGCCGGCGACCTTCCTCAGAATGACACTCGATTCGAGGCCTCGCTTCGTCTCCCCCGCACACCTCGGAATGAAAGTCGTCTGGAAAGACGTCGCAACGCGCCTGGAGTGCGTTGCGCTTGCGCCGCGGCGACGGATTCACGGCTGCTCCATTCCGCTCGTTCCCAACCAGACGCTCTACGGACTGCAGACGTTCAGCCGCGAAGAGTCGCATTACCTCTCGGCGATGCTGAACTCCGCCGTCTGCACGTTTCTCGCGATCGCGCTCGCCGATCAGGCCAAAGATGGTCACTATCGATTCTACGGAGCCACGGTCGGCCAGATTCCGTTTCCGCGACTCGACCCGTCCTCGCCCCTTCGAAAGAGGCTCGCACGACTCGGCGCAGCGGCTCACGCCGGCGGAAATCACGGAAAGCGAATCGACGAGATCGCTGCGACCGCCTACGGCATCCGTCTCGTAGAACTTTCACTGATCGGAGAAGCACTCGAGGATGGTCGGCATCCGGGACAATCCGCCCAACCGTGA